Proteins from a genomic interval of Neoarius graeffei isolate fNeoGra1 chromosome 24, fNeoGra1.pri, whole genome shotgun sequence:
- the barhl1a gene encoding barH-like homeobox 1a, whose product MDVPANGSSFGIDSLLSHRPASPRVSTARALTGDCRSPVSSPRSELDSDCSSPPSPRRESDPGSPLVMSQPRTVTSSFLIRDILSDCRPLAACAPYTNTGDSAREPEDYTDRLHSNSSSDSEYRAKDEPEREISSSRESPSSRLKKPRKARTAFTDHQLAQLERSFERQKYLSVQDRMELAASLNLTDTQVKTWYQNRRTKWKRQTAVGLELLAEAGNYSALQRMFPSPYFYPQSLVSGLDPGAGLYLYRGGTAAAPPALQRPLVPRVLLQGGSEPQLSPHLSPLSAALPRPTLQR is encoded by the exons ATGGACGTGCCAGCAAACGGCTCAAGTTTTGGGATTGACTCCCTGCTCTCGCACCGACCTGCCAGTCCGCGTGTTTCCACCGCACGCGCTTTAACGGGAGACTGTCGCTCTCCGGTCTCCAGCCCGCGCTCAGAGCTGGACAGTGACTGCTCTTCTCCACCGTCCCCGAGGAGAGAGTCTGACCCCGGGTCTCCCTTAGTGATGTCTCAGCCGAGGACAGTGACCTCATCTTTTTTAATCCGGGACATTCTGTCGGACTGCAGGCCGCTCGCCGCGTGCGCGCCCTACACCAACACCGGAGACTCAGCGCGCGAGCCCGAGGACTACACCGACAGACTGCACAGCAACTCATCATCAGACAGCGAATACCGGG CTAAAGATGAGCCGGAACGGGAGATCTCCAGCAGCAGAGAGAGCCCGTCCTCCCGGCTGAAGAAGCCCCGGAAAGCGCGCACCGCCTTCACCGACCACCAGCTCGCGCAGCTCGAGCGCAGCTTTGAGCGCCAGAAGTACCTGAGTGTGCAGGACCGCATGGAGCTCGCGGCTTCTCTCAACCTCACCGACACACAGGTCAAGACCTGGTACCAGAACCGCAG GACAAAGTGGAAGCGACAGACGGCAGTGGGCTTGGAGCTGCTTGCTGAAGCAGGAAACTACTCAGCTCTTCAGAGGATGTTCCCGTCGCCATATTTTTACCCCCAGAGCCTGGTGTCCGGTCTGGACCCGGGAGCGGGACTGTATTTATACAGAGGAGGCACCGCGGCGGCACCGCCAGCTCTCCAGAGGCCGCTCGTACCCAGGGTCCTGCTGCAGGGCGGATCGGAGCCCCAGCTGTCCCCGCACCTGTCCCCGCTGTCTGCCGCCTTACCGAGACCCACACTGCAGCGGTGA
- the cfap77 gene encoding cilia- and flagella-associated protein 77: MDSAHVGVVRESMTNNPLIKKPKLGKTKSRGMSYPGPDFVYGAVTTIRDGGAAEALSSWYTPSPSSSSSTQYRKLEQDFVALNREGVKSGLVTAKELQQYRATHNIRRSVACKSFKSTPVRIPQDVTFGVPTRPSTPIASLLEYRYGRKWLEEQQAKDRALLEHQNKKSQLARIQDTRTTLLRKSRPMEKPPSMWKLPRFEQIGPALDTFRDPEARNKAMAAHYMDAVARRGLLGQGTYTVD, from the exons CCTAAACTTGGGAAGACCAAATCCAGAGGAATGTCCTATCCAGGACCAGATTTTGTTTACGGTGCAGTGACCACCATCCGAGACGGTGGAGCGGCAGAGG CCCTTTCCAGCTGGTACACTCCTTCACCATCCTCCTCCAGCTCTACGCAATACAGGAAGTTAGAGCAGGACTTTGTGGCGCTGAACCGTGAAGGTGTAAAGTCCGGCCTGGTCACGGCCAAAGAGCTGCAGCAGTATCGCGCCACTCATAATATCAGACGCTCAGTCGCTTGTAAAAGCTTCAAATCTACTCCAGTCCGAATACCACAGGATGTCACGTTCGGCGTTCCGACACG GCCTTCAACTCCGATCGCGTCGCTGTTGGAGTACAGGTACGGACGCAAATGGCTGGAGGAGCAACAGGCCAAAGACCGAGCGCTGCTGGAGCACCAGAATAAGAAG AGTCAGCTTGCAAGAATCCAGGACACCCGTACCACCCTCCTCCGCAAGAGTCGCCCCATGGAGAAACCACCTTCCATGTGGAAACTGCCCCGCTTCGAGCAG ATTGGACCAGCTCTGGACACCTTCCGAGATCCCGAAGCACGAAACAAGGCCATGGCTGCACACTACATGGACGCCGTAGCCAGACGAGGGCTGCTAGGACAGGGCACTTACACTGTGGACTGA